The following are encoded together in the Deinococcus soli (ex Cha et al. 2016) genome:
- a CDS encoding ABC transporter ATP-binding protein, giving the protein MTATATGGTLSPAPQGVEVLRAEGLSKRFGGLKAVQDVSFTHHQGEILAVIGPNGAGKTTLLNLLSGVYRPSAGRLHLMGRDVTALPMEARCHAGLGRAFQIVRPFPEMTVHENVTVGALFGKPGQRLPEARERAWALLDRTGLAAHADKAAHELTLLQDKRLEVARALATNPSVLLLDEVMAGLRPGEAQEAVALVRGVRESGVSVLFIEHIMPVVRDLADRVVVMDQGQVLAQGTYREVTADPRVVSAYLGTEEGLHA; this is encoded by the coding sequence GTGACGGCCACTGCAACCGGGGGCACCCTCTCCCCCGCCCCGCAGGGCGTGGAGGTGCTGCGCGCCGAGGGCCTCTCGAAGCGCTTCGGGGGTCTGAAGGCTGTGCAGGACGTGTCGTTCACGCACCATCAGGGTGAGATCCTGGCGGTGATCGGGCCGAACGGGGCGGGCAAGACGACGCTGCTGAACCTGCTGTCCGGCGTGTACCGCCCGTCGGCGGGACGGCTGCACCTGATGGGCCGCGACGTGACGGCACTGCCCATGGAGGCCCGCTGTCACGCCGGGCTGGGCCGCGCGTTCCAGATCGTGCGGCCCTTCCCGGAGATGACCGTGCACGAGAACGTCACGGTGGGCGCGCTGTTCGGGAAGCCCGGTCAGCGCCTGCCCGAGGCGCGCGAGCGGGCGTGGGCGCTGCTGGACCGCACCGGGCTGGCCGCGCACGCCGACAAGGCCGCGCACGAGCTGACGCTGCTGCAGGACAAGCGGCTGGAGGTGGCGCGCGCCCTGGCGACGAATCCCAGCGTGCTGCTGCTGGACGAGGTGATGGCGGGCCTGCGTCCCGGCGAGGCTCAGGAGGCGGTGGCTCTGGTGCGCGGCGTGCGCGAGAGCGGCGTGAGCGTCCTGTTCATCGAGCACATCATGCCGGTCGTGCGGGATCTGGCGGACCGGGTGGTCGTGATGGATCAGGGGCAGGTGCTCGCGCAGGGCACCTACCGCGAGGTGACGGCCGACCCGCGCGTGGTCAGCGCGTACCTGGGCACGGAAGAGGGACTGCACGCATGA
- a CDS encoding MFS transporter: MTERPTRLYLPDDVPAAPLPGTTTVDAVIESLGVGAFQIRLLLICGLTFAADAMEVLLMGFALPGVNATFGLPPGALGATMLLSATFAGMLIGAPFWGRQADVYGRRPVFLITVLAGVIFGLVGAMAPNIWVLVAARVLAGFAIGGTMAVDYALMAEFVPRRVRGRFLVLTEGFWAIGTLLIAALAYLLGQLLPPQEGWRLLVLIAALPGVVGLLVRTGVPDSPRWLLSRGRVEDAHAALIRVAELNGQAPPVLPLAPPRRVPARPPRWGALLAPQLRDRTLLLALAWFGMSLGYYGIFSWLPTYLRTQGVDLPEAYRLAMILALAQIPGYLLSSLLIEWVGRRVTLVGFMLASAAGAYLFMLSSEPAWTLLASGLLSFSLLGTWGALYAFAAEVFPTTLRATGMGTVSAAARLGSLISPVAGGLLLSGNLGQALTVFAASFIISAGCVWATGLEPRGQAVPEGEHG, from the coding sequence GTGACCGAGCGGCCCACCCGACTGTACCTCCCGGACGACGTGCCCGCCGCGCCGCTGCCCGGCACCACCACCGTGGACGCCGTCATCGAGAGCCTGGGGGTCGGGGCGTTCCAGATCCGGCTGCTGCTCATCTGCGGCCTGACCTTCGCGGCGGACGCCATGGAGGTCCTCCTGATGGGCTTCGCGCTGCCCGGCGTGAACGCCACCTTCGGCCTGCCGCCCGGCGCGCTGGGCGCCACCATGCTGCTCTCGGCGACGTTCGCGGGCATGCTGATCGGCGCGCCCTTCTGGGGCCGTCAGGCGGACGTGTACGGCCGCCGCCCGGTGTTCCTGATCACGGTCCTGGCAGGCGTGATCTTCGGGCTGGTGGGGGCCATGGCGCCGAACATCTGGGTGCTGGTGGCCGCGCGGGTCCTGGCGGGCTTCGCGATCGGCGGGACCATGGCCGTCGATTACGCCCTGATGGCCGAGTTCGTCCCCCGGCGCGTCCGGGGCCGCTTCCTGGTGCTCACCGAGGGGTTCTGGGCGATCGGGACGCTGCTGATCGCCGCGCTGGCATACCTGCTCGGGCAGCTGCTGCCCCCGCAGGAGGGCTGGCGGCTGCTCGTGCTGATCGCCGCGCTGCCCGGCGTGGTGGGGCTGCTCGTGCGCACTGGCGTGCCGGACTCGCCGCGCTGGCTCCTCTCCCGCGGCCGGGTGGAGGACGCGCACGCCGCGCTGATCCGCGTGGCGGAGCTGAACGGTCAGGCCCCGCCTGTGCTTCCGCTGGCCCCGCCCCGACGCGTCCCGGCCCGCCCGCCCCGCTGGGGGGCGCTGCTGGCTCCGCAGCTGCGCGACCGGACGCTGCTGCTGGCGCTGGCGTGGTTCGGCATGAGCCTGGGCTACTACGGGATCTTCTCGTGGCTGCCCACGTACCTCCGCACGCAGGGCGTGGATCTGCCCGAGGCATACCGCCTGGCCATGATCCTGGCCCTGGCGCAGATTCCCGGGTACCTGCTGTCCAGCCTGCTGATCGAGTGGGTGGGCCGCCGCGTGACCCTGGTGGGGTTCATGCTGGCCAGCGCGGCGGGCGCGTACCTGTTCATGCTCTCCAGCGAGCCCGCCTGGACGCTGCTGGCCTCGGGGCTGCTGTCGTTCTCGCTGCTGGGCACCTGGGGCGCGCTGTACGCCTTCGCCGCCGAGGTGTTCCCCACGACCCTGCGCGCCACCGGCATGGGCACCGTCAGTGCCGCCGCGCGGCTGGGCAGCCTGATCTCCCCGGTCGCGGGCGGCCTGCTGCTCAGCGGGAATCTCGGGCAGGCGCTGACGGTGTTCGCCGCGTCGTTCATCATCTCGGCTGGGTGCGTGTGGGCCACCGGGCTGGAACCGCGCGGGCAGGCGGTCCCGGAAGGAGAACACGGATGA
- a CDS encoding alpha/beta fold hydrolase, which translates to MRDSPWTWMPGESPGAFELRGDLTVAGQTVPLRLGGRAWGELNAARDNAVLVCHHYTGTMRAAGEQPDGTPGWWDALIGPGRALDTGRFYVVCLNSLGNVQVRDPEVVTTGPATLHPDGRPWGARFPAWTMADLHGAQCGLLRALGAPHWHAVVGPSFGGMQALQWAARTPALAPRVAAVVSSPVAGPVLRGVFGPLLHAAAQGDPDAAVHETLRLITFFGLGADGMDLLFRDTDVDAYLRTRTATADLRHVLDIGRAVQTHDLLEVAPLDDLCRRWREQGTRLLSVNVRGDQFFPAAEMRDFAAQTQAAGVAHTHLEFDSPRGHLGGLADTAAFEDALRDLLGTSTLPPALDAAEVRHV; encoded by the coding sequence ATGCGAGACAGTCCGTGGACGTGGATGCCAGGAGAATCCCCTGGCGCCTTTGAACTGAGAGGTGACCTGACCGTGGCGGGCCAGACGGTGCCGCTGCGCCTGGGCGGGCGGGCCTGGGGTGAACTGAACGCCGCGCGGGACAACGCCGTGCTGGTCTGTCATCACTACACCGGCACCATGCGCGCCGCTGGCGAGCAGCCCGACGGCACGCCCGGCTGGTGGGACGCGCTGATCGGCCCGGGCCGCGCGCTGGACACGGGCCGGTTCTACGTGGTGTGCCTGAACAGCCTGGGGAACGTGCAGGTGCGCGACCCGGAGGTCGTCACGACCGGCCCCGCCACGCTCCACCCGGACGGGCGGCCCTGGGGCGCGCGCTTCCCGGCGTGGACGATGGCGGACCTGCACGGGGCGCAGTGCGGGCTGCTGCGCGCGCTGGGCGCGCCGCACTGGCACGCGGTGGTGGGCCCCAGCTTCGGCGGGATGCAGGCCCTGCAGTGGGCGGCGCGCACCCCGGCGCTGGCGCCGCGCGTGGCGGCCGTCGTGAGCAGCCCGGTCGCGGGGCCGGTGCTGCGCGGCGTGTTCGGCCCGCTGCTGCACGCGGCGGCGCAGGGCGACCCGGACGCGGCGGTGCACGAGACGCTGCGCCTGATCACGTTCTTCGGGCTGGGCGCGGACGGCATGGACCTGCTGTTCCGGGACACGGACGTGGACGCCTACCTGCGCACCCGCACCGCGACTGCCGACCTGCGGCACGTGCTGGACATCGGCCGGGCCGTGCAGACGCACGACCTGCTGGAGGTGGCCCCGCTGGACGACCTGTGCCGCCGCTGGCGTGAGCAGGGCACGCGGCTGCTGAGCGTGAACGTGCGCGGCGACCAGTTCTTCCCCGCCGCCGAGATGCGCGATTTCGCCGCGCAGACGCAGGCGGCGGGCGTGGCGCACACCCATCTGGAATTCGACTCGCCGCGCGGGCACCTGGGCGGCCTGGCCGACACGGCCGCCTTCGAGGACGCCCTGCGGGACCTGCTGGGCACGTCGACACTGCCGCCCGCCCTGGACGCGGCGGAGGTGCGCCATGTCTGA
- a CDS encoding branched-chain amino acid ABC transporter permease: MSARQAEAGAPVRAKPRREITPGAALPLLGFLLLAALFPFLPLGSRAEFLLQIAFFTLVAGIMALSWDILARSGQVSLAHAAFYGLGAYGYALLLKAGLPWLLAMPVAALLAGGVSLILGAVTMRLSGMYFAIATLAFTEVVRTIIQNLPESVAGGATGLLVPALLGGNSRAQYFLAWGLLAFTVLVSLAVRLTRLHFAFAAIRQGEETARVLGVSIVRFKLLAFFISSCLAALAGVLYAGKTFFINPLETFSLANSIAPLTTSIFGGLYTTLGPVLGATVLRVAEELLHNSVKNGYLVVYGLVLMLSILWLPRGLMGLRRNKKHGGDL, from the coding sequence ATGAGCGCCCGTCAGGCCGAGGCAGGCGCACCCGTGCGTGCGAAGCCGCGCCGCGAGATCACGCCGGGCGCCGCGCTGCCCCTGCTGGGGTTCCTGCTGCTGGCGGCGCTGTTCCCGTTCCTGCCGCTGGGGAGCCGCGCGGAGTTCCTGTTGCAGATCGCGTTCTTCACGCTGGTGGCGGGCATCATGGCGCTGTCGTGGGACATCCTGGCGCGCAGCGGGCAGGTGAGCCTCGCGCACGCGGCGTTCTACGGGCTGGGCGCGTACGGGTACGCGCTGCTGCTGAAAGCGGGCCTGCCGTGGCTGCTGGCCATGCCGGTCGCGGCCCTTCTGGCGGGCGGCGTGAGCCTGATCCTGGGCGCGGTCACGATGCGCCTGAGCGGCATGTATTTCGCGATCGCCACGCTGGCGTTCACAGAGGTCGTCCGTACGATCATCCAGAACCTCCCCGAGAGCGTGGCGGGCGGCGCGACCGGCCTGCTCGTGCCCGCGCTGCTGGGCGGGAACAGCCGCGCGCAGTACTTCCTCGCGTGGGGCCTGCTGGCCTTCACGGTGCTCGTCAGTCTGGCCGTGCGCCTGACGCGGCTGCACTTCGCGTTCGCCGCGATCCGGCAGGGCGAGGAGACGGCGCGGGTGCTGGGCGTGAGCATCGTGCGCTTCAAGCTGCTGGCGTTCTTCATCAGTTCCTGCTTGGCGGCGCTGGCGGGCGTGCTGTACGCCGGGAAGACGTTCTTCATCAATCCGCTGGAGACGTTCAGCCTGGCGAACTCGATTGCGCCGCTGACCACCTCGATCTTCGGGGGGCTGTACACGACGCTGGGACCGGTGCTGGGCGCGACTGTGCTCCGCGTGGCCGAGGAACTGCTGCACAACAGCGTGAAGAACGGGTACCTCGTCGTGTACGGGCTGGTGCTGATGCTGAGCATCCTGTGGCTCCCACGCGGCCTGATGGGCCTGCGCCGCAACAAGAAACACGGAGGTGACCTGTGA
- the nadE gene encoding ammonia-dependent NAD(+) synthetase, giving the protein MSMQQAIIRELEVRPVIDPAQEVERRVAFLCAYLRASGTRGFVLGISGGQDSTLAGRLCQLAAERLRADGTEATFVAVRLPYGVQADEADAQRALAFIRPDRSVTVNVKGAVDAASGAAAAALTGAALTEAGAGGELRDFVRGNIKARERMVAQYALAGQLNLLVVGTDHAAEAITGFFTKYGDGGVDLTPLTGLSKRQGAQLLEFLGAPRETWQKVPTADLEDDRPGLPDEVALGLTYAQIDDYLEGKPVAPEVAGKLERLYRVTRHKRAVPVTPFDGWWQEA; this is encoded by the coding sequence ATGAGCATGCAGCAGGCCATCATCAGGGAACTGGAGGTCCGCCCGGTCATCGACCCGGCGCAGGAGGTCGAGCGGCGCGTGGCGTTCCTGTGCGCGTACCTGCGGGCCTCGGGCACGCGCGGGTTCGTGCTGGGCATCAGCGGCGGGCAGGACAGCACCCTGGCGGGGCGCCTGTGCCAGCTGGCCGCCGAGCGCCTGCGCGCCGACGGGACCGAGGCGACCTTCGTGGCGGTGCGCCTGCCATACGGCGTGCAGGCCGACGAGGCAGACGCGCAGCGCGCCCTGGCATTCATCCGACCCGACCGGAGCGTGACGGTGAACGTGAAGGGCGCCGTGGACGCCGCCTCGGGTGCCGCCGCTGCCGCGCTGACCGGGGCCGCGCTGACCGAGGCTGGGGCGGGCGGCGAACTGCGCGACTTCGTGCGGGGGAACATCAAGGCCCGCGAGCGGATGGTCGCCCAGTACGCGCTGGCCGGGCAGCTGAACCTGCTCGTGGTGGGCACCGACCACGCCGCGGAAGCCATCACGGGCTTTTTCACGAAGTACGGGGACGGCGGCGTGGACCTGACCCCCCTGACCGGCCTGAGCAAACGCCAGGGCGCGCAGCTGCTGGAATTCCTGGGCGCACCCCGCGAGACGTGGCAGAAGGTGCCCACCGCCGACCTGGAAGACGACCGCCCCGGCCTGCCCGACGAGGTCGCGCTGGGCCTGACGTACGCGCAGATCGACGATTACCTGGAAGGCAAGCCGGTCGCGCCGGAGGTGGCCGGGAAACTGGAGCGCCTGTACCGCGTCACCCGCCACAAGCGCGCTGTGCCGGTCACGCCCTTCGACGGGTGGTGGCAGGAGGCGTAG
- a CDS encoding branched-chain amino acid ABC transporter permease, whose protein sequence is MDLFVQTLVNGLLQSGLYALVASGLALAVGVVGIVNFAHGEYLMIGAFLAWAGSAFLGVDPLLSLPVIAVAVFAIGALTYRVSIRHVLLAPELNQMLLTFGLGILLQNLALMLLGGNTRTVTTPYQASSLQLGDLSVGGPKALAFGLAALLLGALYVVLYRTTLGRQMRAVAQNRRGAQLIGINVDRVYLIAFGVSCGLAAVAGVLVSVLLFASPTVGLVFALKAFAIIVMAGLGNLTGVLWASVLLGVSEALVQTYVPGGGGWSDAVFFLMIFGTLVLRSFRGAK, encoded by the coding sequence ATGGACTTATTTGTGCAGACGCTGGTCAACGGCCTGCTCCAGAGTGGCCTGTACGCGCTCGTCGCGTCGGGGCTGGCGCTGGCGGTGGGCGTGGTCGGCATCGTGAATTTCGCGCACGGGGAATACCTGATGATCGGGGCGTTCCTGGCGTGGGCGGGCAGCGCCTTCCTGGGCGTGGACCCGCTCCTGAGCCTACCGGTGATCGCCGTCGCCGTGTTCGCCATCGGGGCGCTGACGTACCGCGTGAGCATCCGGCACGTGCTGCTCGCGCCGGAACTGAACCAGATGCTGCTGACCTTCGGGCTGGGCATCCTGCTCCAGAACCTCGCGCTGATGCTGCTGGGCGGCAACACCCGCACGGTCACCACGCCGTACCAGGCGAGCAGCCTGCAACTGGGTGACCTGAGCGTGGGCGGCCCGAAGGCACTGGCGTTCGGACTGGCGGCGCTGCTGCTGGGCGCGCTGTACGTGGTGCTGTACCGCACGACCCTGGGCCGCCAGATGCGCGCCGTGGCGCAGAACCGCCGGGGCGCGCAGCTGATCGGTATCAACGTGGACCGCGTGTACCTGATCGCGTTCGGCGTGAGCTGCGGCCTGGCGGCGGTGGCGGGCGTGCTGGTGAGCGTGCTGCTGTTCGCGTCCCCGACGGTGGGGCTGGTGTTCGCGCTGAAGGCCTTCGCGATCATCGTGATGGCGGGCCTGGGGAACCTGACGGGCGTGCTGTGGGCGTCGGTGCTGCTGGGCGTCAGCGAGGCGCTGGTGCAGACGTACGTGCCGGGCGGCGGCGGCTGGAGTGACGCGGTGTTCTTCCTGATGATCTTCGGGACGCTGGTGCTGCGCTCCTTCCGGGGGGCCAAATGA
- a CDS encoding CoA transferase subunit A, giving the protein MNKVYPDAHAALADIVADGQTIAVGGFGLCGIPEQLILALRDSGATNLTAVSNNAGVDGWGLGLLLQTRQIRKMISSYVGENKEFERQYLAGELELEFTPQGTLAERMRAGGAGIPGFYTKTGVGTTVAEGKEHKDFDGQTFILERGIVADVALVKAWKADRAGNLVYRKTARNFNPMAATCGRVTVAEVEEIVEIGQIDPDDVDTPGIFVQRVVLNAAPEKRIEQRTVRAG; this is encoded by the coding sequence ATGAATAAGGTGTACCCCGACGCCCACGCGGCGCTTGCAGACATCGTGGCCGACGGCCAGACCATCGCCGTGGGGGGCTTCGGCCTGTGCGGCATTCCCGAACAGCTCATCCTGGCCCTGCGCGACAGCGGCGCCACCAACCTGACCGCCGTCAGCAACAACGCGGGCGTGGACGGCTGGGGCCTGGGGCTGCTGCTCCAGACCCGCCAGATCCGCAAGATGATCAGCTCCTACGTCGGCGAGAACAAGGAATTCGAACGCCAGTACCTCGCCGGGGAACTCGAACTGGAATTCACGCCGCAGGGCACGCTGGCCGAACGCATGCGCGCCGGTGGGGCGGGCATTCCCGGCTTCTACACGAAGACCGGCGTGGGCACCACGGTCGCCGAGGGCAAGGAACACAAGGACTTTGACGGCCAGACGTTCATCCTCGAACGCGGCATCGTGGCCGACGTGGCGCTGGTGAAGGCCTGGAAGGCCGACCGCGCCGGGAACCTCGTGTACCGCAAGACCGCCCGCAACTTCAACCCGATGGCCGCCACCTGCGGCCGGGTGACGGTCGCGGAGGTCGAGGAGATCGTCGAGATCGGTCAGATCGATCCGGACGACGTGGACACCCCCGGCATCTTCGTGCAGCGCGTCGTGCTCAACGCGGCGCCCGAGAAGCGCATCGAGCAGCGCACCGTCCGCGCCGGGTAG
- a CDS encoding alpha/beta fold hydrolase, which produces MTRTLVALHGNFASSRWWVDLLAAPPAGWRVLAPDLPGFAGTPHSGPVSIRAYADWVQDWLGGQGVTRPVLLGHSLGGAVALEVAARGPQALSGLVLAASAPLSGLVTPEEHYPVLELLRTTPALMEASLGALFPSGRPANFADLLTDGASMAAAHYSGNARALADWQVEAGRLAGLPTLVLGGELDALITPDLVRAQAAALGTAATVLPGRGHGFPQEDPAAFRALLEGFLDTLPAS; this is translated from the coding sequence GTGACCCGAACGCTGGTGGCCCTGCACGGTAATTTCGCCTCGTCCCGCTGGTGGGTGGACCTGCTCGCCGCGCCGCCAGCCGGGTGGCGGGTGCTCGCCCCGGACCTGCCGGGCTTCGCGGGCACGCCGCATTCGGGCCCCGTCTCCATCCGGGCGTATGCGGACTGGGTGCAGGATTGGCTGGGGGGGCAGGGCGTCACGCGGCCGGTGCTGCTGGGGCACTCGCTGGGCGGCGCGGTGGCGCTGGAGGTCGCGGCGCGAGGGCCGCAGGCCCTGTCGGGGCTGGTGCTGGCGGCCAGCGCGCCCCTGAGCGGACTGGTCACGCCCGAGGAGCACTACCCGGTGCTGGAACTGCTGCGCACCACGCCCGCTCTGATGGAAGCCAGCCTGGGCGCGCTCTTCCCCTCCGGGCGACCCGCGAACTTCGCGGACCTGCTGACCGACGGGGCGAGCATGGCCGCCGCGCACTACAGCGGGAACGCCCGTGCGCTCGCCGACTGGCAGGTGGAGGCCGGGCGGCTGGCCGGGCTGCCGACCCTGGTCCTGGGCGGCGAGCTGGACGCCCTGATCACCCCGGACCTCGTGCGGGCGCAGGCGGCGGCGCTGGGGACGGCCGCCACCGTCCTGCCCGGGCGCGGGCACGGCTTCCCGCAGGAGGACCCGGCGGCCTTCCGCGCGCTGCTGGAGGGATTCCTGGACACCCTCCCCGCGTCCTAA
- a CDS encoding ABC transporter ATP-binding protein, protein MTDTLNRTAPAANDVGQELRIEGLAAGYGKVQVLWDVSLHAAPGEFVAVIGANGAGKTTTLRAVSGVVKPSAGRITLGGVDITRAEPSRVVALGLGHVPEGRELFPHMTVRENLDLGAAMSAAARARAAETLGEVYALFPRLQERAGQLAGTLSGGEQQMVAVGRALMACPSVLVVDEPSLGLSPLMTQTVFEALKAVNAQGVTVVLVEQNVNLSLKLAHRAYVLENGQVVKEGTGAALLADPAVREAYLAL, encoded by the coding sequence ATGACCGACACACTGAATCGGACGGCCCCCGCAGCGAATGACGTGGGGCAGGAACTCAGGATCGAGGGTCTGGCCGCCGGGTACGGGAAGGTGCAGGTGCTGTGGGACGTCTCGCTGCACGCCGCGCCGGGCGAGTTCGTGGCGGTGATCGGCGCGAACGGGGCGGGCAAGACGACCACGCTGCGCGCCGTGAGTGGCGTCGTGAAGCCCAGCGCGGGCCGCATCACGCTGGGCGGCGTGGACATCACGCGGGCCGAACCGAGCCGCGTGGTGGCGCTGGGCCTGGGGCACGTCCCGGAGGGCCGCGAGCTGTTCCCGCACATGACGGTGCGCGAGAATCTGGACCTGGGCGCGGCCATGAGCGCCGCCGCCCGCGCGCGCGCCGCCGAGACGCTGGGCGAGGTGTACGCGCTGTTCCCCCGGTTGCAGGAACGCGCGGGACAGCTGGCGGGCACGCTGTCGGGTGGGGAGCAGCAGATGGTCGCGGTGGGCCGCGCGCTGATGGCCTGCCCCAGCGTGCTCGTGGTGGATGAACCCAGCCTGGGCCTGTCGCCGCTGATGACGCAGACGGTGTTCGAGGCGCTGAAGGCCGTGAACGCACAGGGCGTGACGGTCGTGCTGGTCGAGCAGAACGTGAATCTCAGCCTGAAGCTGGCGCACCGGGCGTACGTGCTGGAGAACGGGCAGGTCGTCAAGGAGGGCACGGGCGCGGCGCTGCTGGCCGACCCGGCCGTGCGCGAGGCCTACCTGGCGCTGTAG
- a CDS encoding ABC transporter substrate-binding protein: MKTLLMTGVLLALSGAGAVKVGVLLPLSGAGSVSGQAAKNGYQLALDEINRAGGVLGKPLELEFADDGSAPAKAVPEFVKLVTVEKVDFMAGGVSSATSIAISGPAKQYNTFMAWIGAAAVPVEDAFADHPYFFHYHPWSYYNFEAILGYFKYLKTYKKAKNIAIAYEDGPFGSAGIDATVDAFKKAGFTVVMTEKFKTGSGNFGPLVSKAKAAKPDILYWVGYDTDALPLATEIKQQNLQLGLLYGTPPSWPVGFEKNSLSDNVAGLSLWLSTSPTKDSRAFVAAYRKKYGTVTDEYFAPLAYVNLKTLAAAINRAGTTDKAKVAAEMARTNVSTPFGQLTFSPSLKTKYQGFKAGNWLHFQYLGDARVPVFPIKFAQKPMVYGK, translated from the coding sequence ATGAAAACACTCCTGATGACGGGCGTTCTGCTCGCGCTGTCTGGCGCGGGCGCAGTGAAGGTCGGCGTACTGCTTCCCCTGAGCGGGGCGGGCAGCGTGTCCGGCCAGGCCGCAAAAAACGGGTACCAGCTCGCCCTGGACGAGATCAACCGGGCGGGCGGCGTGCTCGGCAAGCCCCTGGAACTGGAATTCGCCGATGACGGCAGCGCCCCCGCCAAGGCCGTGCCGGAATTCGTGAAGCTCGTGACGGTCGAGAAGGTGGACTTCATGGCGGGCGGCGTGAGCAGCGCCACCAGCATCGCCATCAGCGGGCCCGCCAAGCAGTACAACACCTTCATGGCCTGGATCGGCGCGGCCGCCGTGCCCGTCGAGGACGCCTTCGCGGACCACCCGTACTTCTTCCACTACCACCCCTGGTCGTACTACAACTTCGAGGCGATCCTCGGGTACTTCAAGTACCTCAAGACGTACAAGAAGGCCAAGAACATCGCCATCGCGTACGAGGACGGCCCCTTCGGCAGCGCGGGCATCGACGCGACCGTGGACGCCTTCAAGAAGGCCGGGTTCACCGTCGTCATGACCGAGAAGTTCAAGACCGGCAGCGGCAACTTCGGTCCGCTGGTCAGCAAGGCCAAGGCCGCCAAGCCCGACATCCTGTACTGGGTCGGCTACGACACCGACGCCCTGCCGCTGGCGACCGAGATCAAGCAGCAGAACCTGCAGCTGGGCCTGCTGTACGGCACGCCCCCCAGCTGGCCCGTGGGCTTCGAGAAGAACAGCCTTTCGGACAACGTGGCGGGTCTGAGCCTGTGGCTGTCCACCAGCCCCACCAAGGACAGCCGCGCGTTCGTCGCCGCGTACAGGAAGAAGTACGGCACGGTCACCGACGAGTACTTCGCGCCGCTGGCGTACGTGAACCTCAAGACGCTGGCCGCCGCGATCAACCGCGCGGGCACGACCGACAAGGCCAAAGTCGCCGCCGAGATGGCCAGGACGAACGTGTCCACGCCGTTCGGGCAGCTGACCTTCAGCCCCAGTCTGAAAACCAAGTACCAGGGCTTTAAGGCCGGGAACTGGCTGCACTTCCAGTACCTCGGGGACGCGCGCGTGCCGGTCTTCCCGATCAAGTTCGCGCAGAAACCCATGGTGTACGGCAAGTAA